In a single window of the Burkholderiales bacterium genome:
- a CDS encoding RlmE family RNA methyltransferase gives MARSRRSHAWMQEHVSDPFVKRARKEGYRSRAAFKLLEILQRDRLVKPGMLVVDLGAAPGGWAQVVAPMLRPQGRLVALDVLPVQPIPGVAVVRGDFREEATLRALEQALGGRDVDLVLSDMAPNISGVSASDQARSADLVELALDFALAHLKPGGSLLVKAFQGAGMDELRDRMRQAFDSVSARKPKASRDRSSEFYLLARGLRARRSSGGPGPRFGLE, from the coding sequence ATGGCCAGGAGCAGGCGCAGTCACGCGTGGATGCAGGAGCACGTCTCCGATCCCTTCGTGAAGCGGGCGCGCAAGGAAGGCTACCGGTCGCGCGCTGCTTTCAAGCTGCTGGAGATTCTCCAGCGCGACCGCCTGGTGAAGCCGGGGATGCTGGTGGTGGATCTGGGCGCCGCCCCCGGTGGGTGGGCGCAAGTCGTCGCGCCCATGCTCCGGCCCCAGGGGCGCCTCGTCGCGCTGGATGTTCTGCCGGTGCAGCCGATCCCCGGAGTGGCGGTCGTGCGCGGCGATTTTCGCGAGGAAGCGACGCTGCGAGCGCTCGAACAGGCCCTGGGCGGGCGCGACGTGGACCTTGTGCTCTCCGACATGGCCCCCAATATCAGCGGCGTATCGGCGAGCGACCAGGCCCGGTCCGCCGATCTGGTCGAACTGGCACTCGATTTCGCGCTGGCGCACTTGAAACCGGGTGGGTCGTTGCTAGTCAAAGCCTTTCAGGGCGCCGGGATGGACGAGCTGCGCGACCGCATGCGCCAGGCGTTCGACTCGGTCAGTGCGCGCAAGCCGAAGGCCTCCCGCGACCGGTCCAGCGAGTTCTATTTGCTCGCGCGTGGCCTGCGCGCGCGGCGCTCGAGCGGTGGGCCGGGCCCTCGTTTCGGTTTAGAATGA
- a CDS encoding YhbY family RNA-binding protein — protein MIVLSPAERSALKARAHRLGPVVLLGDKGLSEAALIEIDRSLRAHELIKIRVAEAGRRQRDALLEEICRRLEAAPVQHIGRMLVVYRPRAEEPPSASPRRRARPPARLPKRSFQNR, from the coding sequence TTGATCGTCCTCTCACCCGCCGAGCGCAGCGCGCTCAAGGCGCGCGCCCACCGGCTCGGCCCGGTCGTCCTGCTGGGCGACAAGGGGCTGAGCGAAGCCGCCCTGATCGAAATCGACCGCAGCCTGCGTGCCCATGAGCTGATCAAGATTCGCGTCGCCGAGGCCGGGCGCCGCCAACGCGACGCCCTGCTCGAGGAGATCTGCCGCCGGCTGGAAGCCGCGCCGGTTCAGCACATCGGCAGGATGCTCGTGGTGTACCGCCCCCGCGCCGAGGAACCCCCATCGGCCAGCCCTCGCCGCCGCGCACGACCACCCGCACGGCTGCCCAAGCGCAGCTTTCAGAACCGCTAA